One stretch of Methyloversatilis sp. RAC08 DNA includes these proteins:
- a CDS encoding DUF1328 domain-containing protein has product MLHYAIVFFVIALIAALFGFGGIAASAAGIAKILFFVFIVLAVASFVFGLVRRG; this is encoded by the coding sequence ATGCTGCATTACGCCATCGTGTTCTTCGTCATCGCCCTGATCGCCGCGCTGTTCGGCTTCGGCGGCATCGCCGCCAGTGCGGCCGGCATCGCGAAAATCCTGTTCTTCGTCTTCATCGTGCTTGCCGTTGCAAGTTTCGTGTTCGGCCTTGTCCGCCGTGGATGA
- a CDS encoding ferritin-like domain-containing protein, whose translation MNTESQLSDVVALRKRARKHVEDGAVTAGYDADRVQVLKLLNEALATELVCVLRYRRHHFMASGIHSQSVAGEFLTHSKEEQGHADELAARIVQLGGSPDFSPDTLTARSHAEYVEGGTLAEMIRENLVAERIAIDSYREFILYLGEQDPTTRRMLESILAVEEQHADELADLLQGVAV comes from the coding sequence ATGAACACGGAATCACAGCTGTCAGATGTTGTCGCCCTGCGTAAGCGCGCCCGCAAGCATGTCGAAGATGGCGCCGTCACCGCCGGCTACGACGCCGATCGCGTGCAAGTGCTCAAACTGCTGAACGAGGCGCTCGCCACCGAACTGGTGTGCGTGCTGCGCTACCGGCGTCATCACTTCATGGCCAGCGGCATTCATTCGCAGTCGGTCGCCGGCGAGTTCCTGACGCATTCGAAGGAAGAGCAGGGTCACGCGGACGAACTGGCCGCGCGCATCGTGCAACTGGGCGGTTCGCCCGATTTTTCGCCCGACACGCTGACCGCGCGCAGTCACGCCGAATACGTCGAAGGCGGCACGCTGGCCGAAATGATTCGCGAAAATCTGGTCGCCGAGCGCATCGCCATCGACAGCTATCGCGAATTCATTCTCTATCTGGGCGAGCAGGACCCGACCACGCGTCGCATGCTCGAATCGATACTGGCCGTGGAAGAGCAGCATGCCGACGAACTGGCCGACCTGCTGCAGGGCGTGGCGGTGTAA
- a CDS encoding PRC-barrel domain-containing protein has translation MLDMRNSKVSCAVMSFGGFLGIGDKLFAVPWGALTLDTENKRFTLDVAKERLEGAPGFNQDCWPDMADQSWAQQIHDYYGTRPYSVDSKL, from the coding sequence ATGCTCGACATGCGCAACAGCAAGGTCAGTTGCGCCGTGATGTCGTTCGGCGGATTTCTCGGCATCGGCGACAAGCTGTTCGCCGTGCCGTGGGGCGCGCTGACGCTCGATACCGAGAACAAGCGCTTCACGCTCGACGTTGCGAAGGAGCGCCTCGAGGGCGCGCCGGGTTTCAATCAGGATTGCTGGCCCGACATGGCCGATCAGTCGTGGGCGCAGCAGATTCACGACTATTACGGTACCCGCCCGTATTCGGTCGATTCGAAGCTCTGA
- a CDS encoding phosphoketolase family protein has product MHAWWRAANYLSVGQIYLRANPLLEMPLTREHIKPRLLGHWGTTPGLNFLYVHLNRLIKEHDLDLINIIGPGHGGPALVASTYMEGSYGEIWPAITQDRAGMQALFRQFSWPGGIPSHVAPETPGSIHEGGELGYSLAHAYGAAFDNPGLIVACVIGDGEAETGALAASWHSNKFLNPARDGAVLPILHLNGYKIANPAVLARIGRDELTELLRGYGYAPHFVSGDDPMTMHGQLADTLDTMLADIRAIQTAARAVDAPVPPPRPRWPMLVFESPKGWTGPAEVDGLPSEGTWRAHQVPITDFSKPEHVRQLEEWLRSYRPEELFDHAGTLHREIASLAPSGARRMGANPHANGGLLRVPLRIPPWRDFAVALAAPGAVQASATSVLGSFLAEVMSANLPARNFRVFGPDETASNRLGAVIDVTGKAWMAECESVDVDLSADGRVMDVLSEHLCEGWLEGYLLTGRHGLFSCYEAFIHIIDSMFNQHAKWLKVCNDIPWRAPISSLNYLLTSHVWRQDHNGFSHQDPGFIDHVANKNPDVVRIYLAPDANCLLSIADHCLRSSNQVNLMIAGKQPEWQWLDAEAAALHCAVGAGIWHWAGTEHGDDAREPDVVMACAGDVPTLETLAAVMLLREYVPDIRIRVVNVVDLMALQPASEHPHGLSDTAFDALFTRDAPIVFAFHGYPWLIHRLTYRRTNHGKLHVRGYKEEGTTTTPFDMVVLNHMDRYQLALDAICRIPRLADQVDDARARHRASIATHKAWIAEQGEDLPDIRNWHWLAASPDAALRSP; this is encoded by the coding sequence ATGCATGCCTGGTGGCGTGCCGCCAACTACCTGTCGGTCGGACAGATCTATCTGCGCGCCAATCCGCTGCTCGAAATGCCGCTGACGCGCGAACACATCAAGCCGCGCCTGCTCGGCCACTGGGGCACCACGCCCGGGCTGAATTTTCTTTATGTACACCTGAACCGGCTGATCAAGGAGCACGACCTCGACCTGATCAACATCATCGGTCCGGGGCACGGCGGACCGGCGCTGGTCGCGTCGACCTATATGGAAGGCTCGTACGGCGAAATCTGGCCGGCGATCACGCAGGACCGTGCCGGCATGCAGGCGCTGTTCCGCCAGTTCTCATGGCCGGGCGGCATTCCGAGCCATGTCGCGCCGGAAACGCCGGGCTCGATCCACGAAGGTGGCGAGCTGGGTTATTCGCTGGCGCACGCCTATGGCGCCGCCTTCGACAATCCCGGGCTGATCGTCGCCTGCGTCATCGGCGATGGCGAGGCGGAGACCGGCGCGCTGGCCGCCAGCTGGCACTCCAACAAATTCCTGAATCCGGCACGCGACGGCGCGGTGCTGCCCATCCTGCACCTGAATGGCTACAAGATCGCCAATCCGGCGGTACTGGCGCGCATCGGCCGCGATGAACTGACCGAATTGCTGCGCGGCTACGGCTACGCGCCGCATTTCGTGTCGGGCGATGACCCGATGACGATGCACGGTCAGCTGGCCGACACGCTGGACACCATGCTGGCGGACATCCGTGCCATCCAGACCGCCGCGCGCGCGGTTGATGCCCCGGTGCCGCCGCCGCGGCCCCGCTGGCCGATGCTGGTGTTCGAGTCGCCCAAGGGCTGGACCGGCCCGGCCGAGGTTGATGGCCTGCCGTCCGAAGGCACCTGGCGCGCGCATCAGGTGCCGATCACCGATTTCAGCAAGCCGGAACACGTGCGCCAGCTCGAAGAGTGGCTGCGCAGCTACCGGCCGGAAGAACTGTTCGATCACGCCGGCACGCTGCATCGCGAGATTGCCAGCCTTGCGCCATCCGGCGCGCGCCGCATGGGCGCGAACCCGCATGCCAACGGCGGCCTGCTGCGGGTGCCGCTGCGCATACCGCCCTGGCGCGACTTCGCCGTGGCACTGGCTGCGCCCGGCGCGGTCCAGGCCAGCGCGACCAGCGTGCTGGGCAGCTTTCTCGCCGAGGTGATGAGCGCGAATCTGCCGGCGCGCAACTTCCGGGTGTTCGGACCGGATGAAACCGCGTCGAACCGCCTCGGTGCGGTGATCGACGTGACCGGCAAGGCCTGGATGGCGGAGTGCGAGTCGGTCGATGTCGACCTGTCGGCCGATGGCCGGGTGATGGACGTGCTGAGCGAACACCTGTGCGAAGGCTGGCTGGAAGGCTATCTGCTGACCGGCCGCCATGGCCTGTTCTCGTGCTACGAAGCGTTCATCCACATCATCGATTCGATGTTCAACCAGCACGCCAAGTGGCTCAAGGTGTGCAACGACATTCCGTGGCGCGCGCCGATCTCGTCCCTCAACTACCTGCTGACGTCGCACGTGTGGCGGCAGGACCACAACGGCTTTTCGCATCAGGATCCGGGCTTCATCGATCACGTCGCGAACAAGAACCCGGACGTCGTGCGCATCTACCTCGCACCCGATGCGAACTGCCTGCTGTCGATCGCCGATCACTGCCTGCGCAGCAGCAACCAGGTCAATCTGATGATTGCCGGCAAGCAGCCGGAATGGCAGTGGCTCGACGCCGAAGCGGCCGCGCTGCACTGCGCCGTCGGGGCCGGGATCTGGCACTGGGCGGGCACTGAGCACGGCGACGATGCGCGCGAGCCCGATGTGGTGATGGCCTGCGCCGGCGACGTGCCGACGCTGGAAACCCTCGCCGCGGTGATGCTGCTGCGCGAGTACGTGCCCGACATCCGCATCCGCGTCGTCAATGTGGTCGATCTGATGGCGCTGCAGCCGGCGTCCGAACACCCGCATGGCCTGAGCGATACGGCATTCGATGCACTTTTCACGCGTGATGCGCCCATCGTGTTCGCCTTCCATGGCTATCCGTGGCTGATCCACCGCCTGACGTACCGGCGAACCAATCACGGCAAGCTGCACGTGCGCGGCTACAAGGAAGAGGGCACCACCACCACGCCATTCGACATGGTGGTGCTGAACCACATGGACCGCTACCAGCTCGCGCTCGATGCGATCTGCCGCATTCCGCGGCTGGCCGATCAGGTGGACGACGCCAGGGCGAGGCATCGCGCCAGCATCGCCACCCACAAGGCGTGGATCGCCGAGCAGGGCGAAGACCTGCCGGACATACGCAACTGGCACTGGCTCGCTGCGTCGCCCGATGCTGCGCTCAGGTCGCCTTGA
- a CDS encoding transaldolase yields MTALQHVRDAGQSLWLDSISRGLIDDGRLARYIEQYAITGLTSNPAIFDAALGEGSAYDEDIRAAARDGLSGEALFAGLALADLRRAAALLQPCFDASGHADGWVSMEVSPLLAADSAATVAAARQIHADAACANLLVKIPGTPEGLPAIEQTVFAGIPVNVTLLFSREQYLAANDACLRGIERRIAAGLDPKIATVASLFVSRWDVAANSVISVSLQNRLGIAVARQVWRSHVDTQASPRWQAAVASGALPQRLLWASTGSKDPAVADTLYVDALIAPGSINTLPEATLLAFADHGRPQPAMPDDGGDCDAVIARIDVAGVKVALLADRLQRDGVGSFAKAWRQLLKRIDSRASPGPVLMPRVAVS; encoded by the coding sequence ATGACGGCACTACAGCACGTGCGCGACGCCGGCCAGAGTCTCTGGCTGGACAGCATCAGCCGCGGCCTGATCGATGACGGCCGGCTGGCGCGCTACATCGAGCAGTACGCCATCACCGGTCTGACGTCGAATCCGGCCATTTTCGACGCTGCGCTGGGTGAGGGGAGTGCCTACGACGAAGACATCCGCGCCGCTGCGCGCGACGGCCTGTCCGGCGAAGCGCTGTTTGCCGGGCTGGCGCTGGCCGACCTCCGGCGCGCGGCGGCGCTGTTGCAACCCTGCTTCGACGCCAGCGGTCATGCCGACGGCTGGGTGTCGATGGAGGTGTCGCCGCTGCTCGCTGCCGACAGTGCTGCAACGGTCGCCGCGGCGCGGCAGATCCATGCCGACGCGGCGTGCGCCAATCTGCTGGTGAAGATTCCGGGTACGCCGGAAGGCTTGCCGGCCATCGAACAGACCGTGTTCGCCGGCATTCCGGTCAACGTGACGCTGCTCTTTTCGCGCGAGCAGTATCTGGCCGCCAACGACGCCTGCCTGCGCGGCATCGAGCGGCGCATCGCGGCCGGGCTCGATCCGAAAATCGCCACCGTGGCATCGCTGTTCGTCAGCCGCTGGGATGTGGCGGCCAACAGCGTGATTTCGGTGTCGCTGCAGAACAGGCTCGGCATCGCCGTCGCCCGCCAGGTCTGGCGCAGCCATGTCGATACGCAGGCATCGCCGCGCTGGCAGGCTGCAGTGGCGAGCGGTGCCCTGCCACAGCGCCTGCTGTGGGCCAGCACCGGCAGCAAGGATCCGGCCGTAGCCGACACCCTGTATGTCGATGCGCTGATCGCGCCCGGCAGCATCAACACCTTGCCCGAAGCGACCTTGCTCGCGTTCGCCGATCATGGCCGGCCGCAGCCCGCCATGCCGGACGACGGCGGCGACTGCGATGCGGTGATCGCGCGCATCGACGTCGCAGGCGTGAAGGTCGCACTGCTCGCAGACCGACTTCAGCGCGATGGCGTGGGCTCGTTCGCCAAGGCCTGGCGGCAACTGCTCAAGCGCATCGACAGTCGCGCCAGCCCCGGCCCCGTCCTCATGCCCCGGGTGGCCGTCTCTTGA
- a CDS encoding Crp/Fnr family transcriptional regulator has protein sequence MQAPADFARSNELLAALPDAEWARWLPNLEPVDMPLGRVLYESGTRLSHVYFPVTAIVSLLYVMENGASAEIAVVGKEGLVGVSLFMGGESTTSRAVVQSAGKGYRLKSNLMMVEFNRAGPVLHLLLRYTQALITQMAQTAVCNRHHSLDQQLCRWLLLSLDRLPTNELVMTQELIANMLGVRREGVTEAAGRLQECGLISYRRGHITVLDRAGLEQRTCECYAVVKTEYDRLLPALKAT, from the coding sequence ATGCAAGCTCCCGCTGATTTCGCCCGCAGCAACGAACTGCTCGCCGCACTGCCCGATGCCGAATGGGCACGCTGGCTTCCGAACCTCGAACCGGTCGACATGCCGCTGGGCAGGGTGCTGTACGAATCGGGCACCCGCCTCAGCCATGTGTACTTTCCGGTCACGGCCATCGTGTCGCTGCTCTATGTCATGGAGAACGGCGCCTCGGCCGAGATCGCCGTGGTGGGCAAGGAAGGCCTGGTCGGCGTGTCGCTGTTCATGGGCGGCGAATCGACCACCAGCCGGGCCGTGGTGCAGAGCGCCGGCAAGGGCTATCGGCTGAAGTCCAACCTGATGATGGTGGAATTCAACCGCGCCGGACCGGTGCTGCACCTGCTGCTGCGCTACACGCAGGCGCTGATCACGCAGATGGCCCAGACCGCCGTGTGCAACCGCCACCATTCGCTCGACCAGCAGCTGTGCCGCTGGCTGCTGCTGAGCCTCGACCGGCTGCCGACCAACGAACTGGTGATGACGCAGGAACTGATCGCCAACATGCTCGGCGTGCGCCGCGAAGGCGTGACCGAAGCGGCCGGCCGGCTGCAGGAATGCGGCCTGATCAGCTACCGGCGTGGTCACATCACGGTGCTCGACCGCGCCGGGCTGGAACAGCGCACCTGCGAGTGCTACGCGGTCGTGAAAACCGAGTACGACCGGCTGCTGCCGGCCCTCAAGGCGACCTGA
- a CDS encoding universal stress protein, with translation MNMDNKVLACVDQSPWADHVADYAAWAAQRLDAPLEFLHVIDRHPERGSGKDHSGSIGVGAQEALLTELSEHDAAFARAAREQGRVFLNRLRERAAGAGAGCIDTRQRYGELEETLVEQQQDVRLLVIGRRGESAATTQRDLGRNVERVVRALTRPILTVTDAFRAPQKVLVAYDGGGITRRGIDMLAASPLLRGLDVHVLMSGPERPGAPKDIDQACATLSAGGLTASGRIIPGDPEQVIAQYAANEAMDLLVMGAWSHSPLR, from the coding sequence ATGAATATGGACAACAAGGTGCTCGCCTGCGTCGACCAGTCGCCCTGGGCCGACCATGTCGCCGACTACGCCGCGTGGGCGGCACAGCGGCTCGACGCGCCGCTGGAATTCCTGCATGTGATCGACCGCCACCCCGAGCGCGGCTCGGGCAAGGATCACAGCGGCAGTATCGGCGTCGGCGCGCAGGAGGCGTTGCTCACCGAACTGAGCGAACACGACGCCGCCTTTGCCCGCGCCGCGCGCGAGCAGGGGCGCGTGTTCCTGAACCGGCTGCGCGAGCGTGCCGCCGGTGCGGGTGCCGGCTGCATCGACACCCGCCAGCGTTATGGCGAACTGGAGGAAACACTGGTCGAACAGCAGCAGGACGTTCGCCTGCTGGTGATCGGCCGGCGCGGTGAATCGGCAGCGACCACACAGCGCGACCTCGGCCGCAATGTCGAACGTGTGGTGCGTGCGCTGACACGGCCCATCCTCACCGTCACCGACGCGTTCCGTGCGCCGCAGAAGGTGCTGGTGGCCTACGACGGCGGCGGCATCACCCGGCGCGGCATCGACATGCTGGCCGCCAGTCCGCTGTTGCGCGGTCTTGACGTGCATGTGCTGATGTCCGGTCCCGAGCGTCCGGGGGCACCGAAAGATATCGACCAGGCTTGCGCCACGCTGAGCGCCGGCGGCCTGACCGCGAGCGGCCGCATCATTCCGGGCGACCCGGAACAGGTGATTGCGCAGTACGCCGCGAACGAGGCCATGGACCTGCTGGTGATGGGCGCCTGGAGTCACTCGCCGCTGCGCTGA
- a CDS encoding BON domain-containing protein — protein sequence MKNANKKTDAQLLADVQAELSWDPSIKADDVSVRVKDGVVTLGGHTTTFADKWHAGCAAQRVSGVASLVSEIKVELAKGEGRDDTEVARNAEIALYWMAGLPKGSIKVKVDNGMMSLNGDVVWAYQIDAANAAVSRLQGVTDVSNNLVLTPRSCNDTVQSDIAAALKRCASAGATPVDVAVKGSQATLTGQVASAGERELARRAAWSAAGVNKVVDHITIAA from the coding sequence ATGAAGAACGCCAACAAGAAGACCGATGCGCAACTGCTGGCCGACGTGCAGGCCGAACTGAGCTGGGATCCGTCGATCAAGGCGGATGACGTCAGCGTGCGCGTCAAGGACGGCGTCGTGACGCTGGGCGGCCACACGACCACGTTTGCCGACAAGTGGCACGCCGGGTGCGCCGCACAGCGCGTATCGGGCGTCGCATCGCTGGTGTCCGAAATCAAGGTCGAACTGGCCAAGGGCGAAGGTCGGGACGACACCGAAGTGGCCCGCAATGCCGAGATCGCGCTGTACTGGATGGCCGGTCTGCCGAAGGGTTCGATCAAGGTCAAGGTCGACAACGGCATGATGTCGCTCAACGGCGATGTGGTCTGGGCCTACCAGATCGATGCCGCCAACGCTGCCGTGAGCCGGCTGCAGGGCGTGACCGACGTCAGCAACAATCTGGTGCTCACGCCGCGCTCGTGCAACGACACGGTGCAGTCGGACATCGCCGCTGCACTGAAGCGTTGCGCGAGTGCCGGCGCCACGCCTGTCGATGTCGCCGTGAAGGGGTCGCAGGCCACGCTGACCGGTCAGGTTGCGAGCGCTGGGGAGCGTGAACTGGCGCGGCGTGCCGCATGGAGCGCGGCCGGCGTGAACAAGGTGGTCGACCACATCACCATCGCCGCCTGA
- a CDS encoding transglutaminase-like domain-containing protein: MIRIELQIELNYQIDFQGADFVFNIHVAQTASQTVSGETLTLSQAVEPHIHADPLTGNRYMRLRAEPGPLTVSYQATVDLVHHWADPAQLAEVPVHRLPPEVMGYIYPSRYCQSDRLIRLATREFGSMWQGHSRVQAIRDWVLSHVAFTSNSSNSSTSAVDTVIERVGICRDFAHLMIALCRAINIPARFVTGTDYGADPILGPPDFHAYVEVYLGDRWYIFDPSGTAIPMGLVRLGTGRDAADVAFATIFGGVLSQAPFIRATAIDDPSRNMMLPQHCSEALSTDGIR; the protein is encoded by the coding sequence ATGATCCGCATCGAACTGCAGATTGAACTGAACTACCAGATCGACTTCCAGGGCGCCGACTTCGTTTTCAACATCCATGTCGCGCAAACTGCCAGTCAGACCGTGTCGGGCGAAACCCTGACGCTGAGCCAGGCGGTCGAGCCGCACATCCACGCCGATCCGCTGACCGGCAACCGCTACATGCGGCTGCGCGCCGAACCCGGGCCGCTCACCGTTTCATACCAGGCGACCGTCGATCTGGTGCATCACTGGGCCGACCCGGCACAACTGGCCGAAGTGCCGGTGCACCGCCTGCCGCCCGAAGTCATGGGCTACATCTACCCCAGCCGCTATTGCCAGTCCGACCGGCTGATCCGGCTGGCGACGCGCGAATTCGGCAGCATGTGGCAGGGCCACAGCCGCGTGCAGGCGATCCGCGACTGGGTGCTGAGCCACGTCGCCTTCACGTCGAACAGCTCGAATTCGAGCACGTCCGCGGTCGACACCGTGATCGAACGCGTCGGCATCTGCCGCGATTTCGCCCACCTGATGATCGCGCTGTGCCGCGCCATCAACATTCCGGCCCGCTTCGTGACCGGCACCGACTACGGCGCCGACCCGATACTCGGCCCGCCGGACTTCCATGCCTATGTCGAGGTGTATCTGGGCGACCGCTGGTACATCTTCGATCCGTCCGGCACCGCCATCCCGATGGGACTGGTGCGCCTGGGCACCGGCCGCGACGCCGCCGACGTCGCCTTCGCCACGATTTTCGGTGGCGTGCTGTCGCAAGCCCCGTTCATCCGCGCCACCGCAATCGACGATCCGTCGCGAAACATGATGCTGCCGCAGCACTGCAGCGAAGCACTGTCGACCGACGGCATCCGCTGA